In Coriobacteriaceae bacterium, a single window of DNA contains:
- a CDS encoding YebC/PmpR family DNA-binding transcriptional regulator yields MSGHSKWATTKHRKGAQDAKRSALFSKLSRNITVAARLGGDPLPENNASLAAAVAKAKAQSMPKDKIKSAIDKAFGSGADAAVYENIVYEGYGPAGVAVYVDCLTDNRNRTAADVRSAFSHAGGNLGTSGSVAFQFERKGQIVVAKEILDENAKKETMIANGAAGDEDEFMMAIAEAGGEDYEDAGEEWIVWTTANEVMAVSKALEEQGVQVKGSETTMVPTTPTEVSGADAKKVQRLIDRLEELDDVQDVYSTMDMTDEVIAALEEE; encoded by the coding sequence ATGTCCGGACACTCTAAGTGGGCCACAACCAAGCATCGTAAGGGCGCGCAGGACGCCAAGCGTTCCGCCCTCTTCTCCAAGCTCAGCCGCAACATCACCGTTGCTGCCCGTCTCGGCGGTGACCCGCTGCCCGAGAACAACGCCAGCCTCGCCGCTGCCGTTGCCAAGGCCAAGGCTCAGTCCATGCCTAAGGACAAGATCAAGTCCGCTATCGATAAGGCCTTTGGTTCGGGTGCCGACGCCGCCGTCTACGAGAACATCGTGTACGAGGGCTACGGTCCCGCCGGTGTCGCCGTCTACGTCGACTGCCTGACCGACAACCGCAACCGCACCGCCGCTGATGTCCGTTCCGCCTTTTCCCACGCTGGTGGCAACCTGGGCACCTCCGGCTCCGTCGCCTTCCAGTTTGAGCGCAAGGGCCAGATCGTCGTCGCCAAGGAGATCCTGGACGAGAACGCCAAGAAGGAGACCATGATCGCCAACGGTGCTGCCGGTGACGAGGATGAGTTCATGATGGCCATCGCCGAGGCCGGTGGCGAGGACTACGAGGACGCCGGCGAGGAGTGGATCGTCTGGACTACTGCCAACGAGGTCATGGCTGTCTCCAAGGCGCTCGAGGAGCAGGGCGTCCAGGTCAAGGGCTCCGAGACCACCATGGTCCCGACCACCCCGACCGAGGTCTCCGGTGCCGACGCCAAGAAGGTTCAGCGCCTCATCGACCGTCTTGAGGAGCTCGACGACGTCCAGGACGTCTACAGCACCATGGACATGACCGACGAGGTCATCGCTGCCCTCGAGGAGGAGTAG
- a CDS encoding DUF6020 family protein: MKDSDLSTTAARDAARIVWFKRYPAKQTLVAFVLALLATTAFSIDPAPVSSNAVLAIDPKATGTLYVCYEVLLSFAGHTDAVMLLALACLLTLPFRYVFFGRGDAWRPSVVLPSLFFAVCMVFGRSYDLTDSAEIVLGDKARVICAWIGGAGWMLLAIVAFYLAFEFLDWLSSRRIPFSEAHFGRVWRVAHAVLSVHPFVGPFLVLMIVWAPTLIASLPGLFMGDTGAQIRQWFNYPNGTSDYLRLLNPNVLLNGHHPVVHTAIIGSCVQLGLSLFNSANAGLAIYTCAQFVITAACMAYSISSLRKLGVSLPVRGVILLFFAFMPMFSNYAALLTKDVLFADAFLVLLVPTVKLVACGLPRRDANAERAGEQAPVLFARHDWLLLVLGAMGSTFLRNGGLVFPLAACVIAAAFCAWDAHVARRVAKQSGVTPSYATPRFRWVGVLAVLALCLVSNMYFTKVFMPAHDITPGSKREILSIPFQQTARFVQKHDGLNSGVNPKVKDDGTIEEAPCDGLVTDEERAAIDRVLKYENLGRRYNPDKSDAVKNCFNEYASQEDIKAYFEVWAQMFKKDPECYISALVNNYYGYFYPSARDAWVYSTARSAEIMAKPDNLKYFDFHPVDSKVVRWCDHLINLYRVAVQRIPFISLAMSSATYVWIMIVVVVYLLRRHSWRALAIWVPLLGVLAVCLIGPCNGSTYMRYLYPVIACMPFAIGATITRSDLLWA, translated from the coding sequence GTGAAGGATTCCGACCTCTCCACAACGGCTGCGCGCGATGCCGCTCGCATCGTCTGGTTTAAACGCTATCCCGCCAAGCAGACGCTCGTCGCATTTGTGCTCGCCCTGTTGGCGACCACGGCGTTTTCCATCGATCCCGCCCCGGTGTCGAGTAACGCGGTCCTGGCGATCGATCCCAAGGCGACGGGTACGCTCTATGTGTGCTACGAGGTACTTCTCTCGTTTGCCGGCCATACCGACGCAGTGATGCTGCTCGCACTTGCCTGTTTGCTCACGCTGCCGTTTCGCTATGTGTTCTTTGGTCGCGGTGACGCTTGGCGTCCGTCGGTCGTGCTGCCATCGCTGTTCTTTGCCGTCTGCATGGTGTTCGGCCGTAGCTACGACCTTACCGATTCGGCCGAGATTGTGCTGGGCGACAAGGCACGCGTTATCTGCGCCTGGATTGGCGGCGCGGGTTGGATGCTCTTGGCGATTGTGGCCTTCTATCTGGCTTTTGAGTTTTTGGATTGGTTGAGCTCTCGCCGCATTCCGTTTTCGGAGGCGCATTTTGGCCGCGTGTGGCGTGTTGCCCACGCCGTGCTCTCGGTCCATCCTTTTGTCGGGCCGTTTCTTGTGCTCATGATTGTCTGGGCGCCCACGCTTATCGCCTCGCTGCCCGGCCTCTTTATGGGAGATACGGGCGCGCAGATCCGCCAATGGTTCAACTACCCCAACGGCACGAGCGATTACCTACGCCTGCTTAACCCCAACGTGCTGCTCAACGGCCATCATCCGGTGGTGCACACGGCCATCATCGGCTCGTGTGTGCAACTGGGGCTTTCGCTATTCAACAGCGCCAATGCGGGCCTTGCCATCTACACCTGTGCCCAATTTGTCATCACGGCCGCCTGCATGGCCTATTCCATATCGTCGCTGCGCAAGCTGGGCGTGAGCCTGCCGGTCCGCGGCGTCATCTTGCTGTTCTTTGCGTTTATGCCGATGTTCTCCAACTACGCGGCGCTGCTGACCAAAGACGTACTTTTCGCCGATGCGTTTTTGGTACTGCTCGTTCCGACCGTCAAGCTCGTGGCATGTGGCCTACCCCGTCGCGATGCCAATGCCGAGCGCGCGGGTGAACAGGCGCCTGTGCTCTTTGCGCGCCACGACTGGCTGTTGCTCGTGCTGGGTGCCATGGGTTCCACGTTTTTGCGCAATGGCGGCCTGGTCTTTCCGTTAGCGGCCTGCGTGATTGCGGCGGCGTTTTGCGCCTGGGACGCGCATGTGGCCCGTCGCGTGGCCAAACAGTCTGGCGTCACGCCCTCGTACGCCACGCCGCGCTTCCGTTGGGTCGGCGTGCTCGCAGTGCTTGCGCTCTGCCTTGTCTCCAACATGTATTTCACCAAGGTATTTATGCCGGCGCACGATATCACGCCGGGCTCCAAGCGCGAGATCCTCTCGATTCCGTTTCAACAGACGGCACGCTTCGTCCAAAAGCACGACGGCCTTAATTCGGGCGTTAACCCCAAGGTCAAAGACGATGGCACGATTGAGGAAGCTCCCTGCGACGGCTTGGTGACCGATGAGGAGCGCGCTGCGATCGATCGCGTGCTTAAGTACGAGAACCTGGGCCGTCGCTATAACCCCGACAAATCGGATGCCGTCAAAAACTGCTTTAATGAGTACGCCTCGCAGGAGGACATCAAGGCCTATTTTGAGGTGTGGGCCCAGATGTTCAAAAAGGACCCCGAGTGCTATATCTCGGCGCTCGTCAATAACTACTACGGGTACTTCTATCCAAGCGCTCGCGATGCGTGGGTCTACAGCACGGCGCGCAGTGCCGAGATCATGGCGAAGCCCGATAACCTCAAGTACTTTGACTTCCATCCGGTCGATAGCAAGGTCGTGCGCTGGTGCGACCACCTGATTAACCTGTACCGCGTGGCGGTGCAGCGCATCCCGTTTATCTCGCTCGCCATGAGCTCGGCCACCTACGTGTGGATCATGATCGTCGTGGTGGTCTACCTGTTGCGCCGCCATTCGTGGCGCGCGCTGGCCATTTGGGTGCCGCTTTTGGGCGTGCTCGCCGTGTGCCTGATCGGTCCCTGCAACGGCTCGACCTACATGCGCTACCTGTACCCGGTCATCGCCTGCATGCCTTTTGCCATCGGTGCCACGATCACCCGCAGCGACCTCCTCTGGGCCTAG